CAGATGACCTGTGCATTGTAAGTAGTTTAGGGCCGCCCGATGAATCCGCTCGTGTGGTATGTTTGACGGAGAGAGCCCATTAATTTCCGGACACCGTTGATTAGTAATTATAGGGACATACCAGTAATTATAGGGACATACCCATAATAAATATTATGTTGACATGGGTGGTGTCTTGTGGTGAATTTTTCGCATGAGAAGAAAACGGATAAAAAGAGCGGGGTTGTCCTACTATCATTTAGTGAATCGTATGATACTTAGGCTGATGCTGCTCGGAGATGAAGAAAAAGCGGAGTTGCGACGGTTGATCCGGCGAGTCGAAGGATTTACGGGGGTGAATGTGCTAACGTATGCGTTGATGACGAACCATATTCATATATTGGTGGAGGAGCCTGACAGAGATCAGTATGTGGATGGTGATGAGCTGGTGAGGCGGTTAAGGTGTCTATATGGAGAGGTTGGATTGCAGGAAATACAAGCGCGTTGGGCCTTATGGAAAGAGCGGGGAATGGTTGATGCTGTGGAGGATGATCAAGCCCGATTTCGCGAACGGATGCATGATATTTCCGAGTTTATGAAGCAGATCAAACAACGTTTTACTTGCTGGTATCACCGTAGGCATGGCACCAAGGGGACGTTGTGGCAGGATAGGTTTAAAAGTGTGCTGGTAGAGGATGGTGCGGCATTGCGTACGATGGCTGCGTATATCGAAATGAATCCCGTGCGAGCCAAACTGGTGGACGAGCCCCAAAAATACCGTTTTTGCGGTTTTGGCGAAGCGATGGGGGGCTCGAAGATTGCTCGTAAGGGCATTGGACGCATTGCCAAGGCGGTTTTGAGCGGAGATGACTGGGATGGGGCTTCAAAATCCTACTTTGAGCACGTACTGATGTATGAAGAAGTGCGGAATAATCGTAACCTGCTCTACATGGATGAGGATTTGCTGCGTGAAAAGATGAAAAACCGAACTGAATTGACTCGTTTGGAACGTTTGATGTGTCGGTGCCGCTATTTTACGCATGGTCAGGTGGTCGGCGGTAAAGAGTTTGTGGAAGAATTTTTTGCTGAGAATCGTGACTACTTTGGACCGCACCGAAAAGAAGGTCGGCGACGAGTTAAGGATGGGGTCGGGGATTTGTTTGCGATACGTGATACCAGAAACCGGAGATAAACATTTTATCGAACGCTTCACGTGATCCAGGGCATGTTTATATTTCTTCAAATTGCTTTACGTGAAAAATTACGCCATATATCGTGTGTGTTTTGTGTGGCGGCCTGTATATGGGCTTTGTTGAGTGTCAGGCTGTTTGAATTTATTAAATGTTGTTTTGACCTTGTAGGGAACAGAATGTGAAAGAGGATGTGAGGATACGATGACCGCGAATGGAAATGATTACAGTATTTCAGAAGATATATGGAGTCGCAAATATCGGTTTGCAGGGAGTCGTGATGTGCCCGAAGATCGTGATGTGCAGGCGACTCTTCGCCGTGTGGCCGGAGCCTGCGCCGCCGCAGAGGAAGACCGAGAAAAATGGACGAAGGAGTTTGAAGAGGTTCTTCAGAATTTTGAATTTATTCCCGGTGGCCGTATTATTGCCAACCTCGGCACATCGCGTGAAGCAGTCACGATGTTTAATTGCTATGTGATGAATAAAATTGAGGATTCGATCGAAGGAATTTTTGATACCGTTAAAGAATCTGCGATGACACAGAAGCAGGGGGGCGGTGTTGGGTTTGATTTTTCTACTATTCGTCCTGAAGGCTCTCACATTAAGGGCTGTGGAGCTCAGTCATCAGGGCCTATCAGTTTTATGAAGGTGCTGGACTCTACCTGTAGAACGATTATGAGTGCTGGCCAGCGTCGGGGGGCGCAAATGGGGGTGATGCGCTGTGATCATCCGGATATAGAGGCATTCATCACCGCTAAACGCAAAAATGAACAGCTTCAGATGTTTAATTTGTCTGTGGGCATTACCAAAGAATTCATGGAAGCGGTTAAAAGTAATGCGGATTGGGAACTGAAGTTTAACGGCGAAGTGTACAAAACTGTCAAGGCGGCTGAACTTTGGCAGATGATCATGCGTTCGACGTATGATTACGCAGAACCAGGGTTCATCTTAATCGATAACATTAATGAAATGAACAATTTAAGCTACTGCGAAAAAATCGCCGCAACGAATCCCTGCGGAGAACAACCGCTGCCGCCCTATGGGGCCTGCTTGCTGGGTTCTGCTAATCTTACCCGCTTTGTCACCCGGCCCTTTACCGAAGATGCGACGTTCAATTATGAGCGTTTGCAGGAGGTGATCACCACAGCTGTGCGGTTCCTGGATAATATCATTGAATTAAGCAATTATCCCCTGGAACAGCAGCGGGCTGAAGCGGAATCAAAACGCCGGATGGGTATTGGCATCACGGGGCTGGCTGACGCGTTTATCTTTCTTGGAATCAAGTACGGATCGCCGGAATCAGTTGAGATTGCAGAAAAAATTATGCAGACGATTACGCATGCGGCATATCGGGCCAGTGTGGAGCTGGCCAAAGAAAAAGGTGCTTTCAGGCTGTTTGATGCAAAAAAATATATTAAGGGAAATTTCATCAAAAATCTGCCGCAGGATATCCAGAACGGAATCAAAGAACATGGCATACGCAATTCTCACCTGACATCCATCGCTCCCACCGGAACTATCAGTCTTCTGGCTGGAAATGTGTCCAGCGGACTGGAGCCGGTGTTTGCTTTTCATTACACCCGAACCATTCGTAATAGTCACGAAGACGATGTCAGCAAGGTTAAGATATCCGATTATGCCTATGATCTCTATTGTAAATTAAACAATGTCGATGCGGTTGACGATAAAGATCTTCCGGAATACTTTGTGTCCGCATGCGATGTGAAGCCGATTGAGCATCTGAATATTCAGGCGGTTTTGCAGAAGCATGTGGATAGTTCCATATCCAAAACGATCAATATTCCGACAGATTATCCCTTCGAAGAGTTCGAAGATATTTACATGAAAGCGTATGAAAAAGGGTTGAAAGGGTGTACCACATTCCGCCCTTCTGAATTTATCACAGGCGTGTTGGTTAAAGACGATAAAAAGAAGCCGGATCTGAAAGAAGCAGAAGAGGAATATCAGATTCCGAAACGACCGGAGCAACTTGAGGGAACCACCTATAAATTGAAGACACCGCTTTCGCCCGATGCGTTATATGTGACGATTAATGATTTGATCGAAGACGGTGTCCGCCGTCCTTACGAATTGTTTATCAACACCAAGAATCTGCAGCATTACAGTTGGATTGTTGCTATTTCCCGCTTAATTTCGGCAGTCTTCCGTCATGAATCGACTCCGACCT
This genomic window from Spartobacteria bacterium contains:
- a CDS encoding transposase encodes the protein MRRKRIKRAGLSYYHLVNRMILRLMLLGDEEKAELRRLIRRVEGFTGVNVLTYALMTNHIHILVEEPDRDQYVDGDELVRRLRCLYGEVGLQEIQARWALWKERGMVDAVEDDQARFRERMHDISEFMKQIKQRFTCWYHRRHGTKGTLWQDRFKSVLVEDGAALRTMAAYIEMNPVRAKLVDEPQKYRFCGFGEAMGGSKIARKGIGRIAKAVLSGDDWDGASKSYFEHVLMYEEVRNNRNLLYMDEDLLREKMKNRTELTRLERLMCRCRYFTHGQVVGGKEFVEEFFAENRDYFGPHRKEGRRRVKDGVGDLFAIRDTRNRR
- a CDS encoding adenosylcobalamin-dependent ribonucleoside-diphosphate reductase translates to MTANGNDYSISEDIWSRKYRFAGSRDVPEDRDVQATLRRVAGACAAAEEDREKWTKEFEEVLQNFEFIPGGRIIANLGTSREAVTMFNCYVMNKIEDSIEGIFDTVKESAMTQKQGGGVGFDFSTIRPEGSHIKGCGAQSSGPISFMKVLDSTCRTIMSAGQRRGAQMGVMRCDHPDIEAFITAKRKNEQLQMFNLSVGITKEFMEAVKSNADWELKFNGEVYKTVKAAELWQMIMRSTYDYAEPGFILIDNINEMNNLSYCEKIAATNPCGEQPLPPYGACLLGSANLTRFVTRPFTEDATFNYERLQEVITTAVRFLDNIIELSNYPLEQQRAEAESKRRMGIGITGLADAFIFLGIKYGSPESVEIAEKIMQTITHAAYRASVELAKEKGAFRLFDAKKYIKGNFIKNLPQDIQNGIKEHGIRNSHLTSIAPTGTISLLAGNVSSGLEPVFAFHYTRTIRNSHEDDVSKVKISDYAYDLYCKLNNVDAVDDKDLPEYFVSACDVKPIEHLNIQAVLQKHVDSSISKTINIPTDYPFEEFEDIYMKAYEKGLKGCTTFRPSEFITGVLVKDDKKKPDLKEAEEEYQIPKRPEQLEGTTYKLKTPLSPDALYVTINDLIEDGVRRPYELFINTKNLQHYSWIVAISRLISAVFRHESTPTFLIDELKSIYDPNGGYFKKGKYMPSLVADIGYVVEQHLEKIGIAIGSEKLKSASTVTEVPDSNKMICPQCNQRELISQENCLKCLACEYSKCG